A stretch of the Nicotiana tabacum cultivar K326 chromosome 6, ASM71507v2, whole genome shotgun sequence genome encodes the following:
- the LOC107819530 gene encoding non-functional pseudokinase ZED1-like isoform X2: protein MDCITKMWSVLKKFRKEEEDVPNLFLQNGSALLEELISFSSGTYDIPIRSYSAQQLVKATNNFAGRVHASTYGYICRGTLQGRSILVKMFINIPGNPASHSDFDILAGAVRDIAVTSLMSRDKNVLKIIGCCLEFRYPALVYEDARFEILANFLDPNCDKLLSWKSRLKIAKSIASAILYLHTAFPTPIIYRILNPHNIILDHHCVPKLFDFSFVISLPPGELQVEDDLIWIPGYFDPEYQSSRANEDDPEHIVNYVNDHIHKDDQFKQIVDPKILNESSVNHQQLQAFINIALRCVQAKGENRPDMLDIARKILQFE from the exons ATGGATTGCATAACGAAGATGTGGTCGGTCTTGAAGAAATTTaggaaggaagaagaagatgtaCCAAATCTGTTCCTACAAAATGGAAGTGCACTGTTGGAAGAGCTTATTTCTTTTTCTAGTGGAACATATGACATTCCTATCCGTAGTTACAGCGCTCAACAACTTGTTAAGGCCACAAACAACTTCGCTGGACGTGTCCATGCTAGCACCTACGGTTACATCTGTAGAGGAACTCTGCAAGGCCGCTCTATCTTGGTCAAAATGTTCATAAATATTCCAG GTAATCCGGCCTCACATTCCGACTTTGACATTCTTGCTGGAGCTGTACGTGACATTGCAGTCACATCACTAATGAGCAGAGATAAGAATGTTTTAAAGATTATAGGTTGTTGTTTGGAATTCAGATATCCAGCACTAGTGTATGAGGATGCCAGATTCGAGATTCTCGCTAATTTCCTTGACCCCAATTGCGATAAATTgttaagttggaaaagtagaTTGAAGATTGCCAAAAGCATTGCCAGTGCAATTCTTTATCTACACACTGCATTTCCAACTCCCATTATCTACAGGATCTTGAACCCCCATAACATTATCTTGGACCATCATTGTGTTCCCAAACTGTTTGATTTCTCATTTGTTATTTCTCTTCCTCCTGGAGAGTTGCAAGTGGAAGATGACTTGATTTGGATTCCTGGCTATTTCGATCCAGAGTACCAATCTTCAAG GGCCAATGAAGATGATCCAGAACACATTGTGAATTATGTAAATGACCATATTCACAAGGACGATCAATTCAAGCAGATTGTGGACCCTAAAATCTTGAACGAATCGAGTGTAAATCATCAACAGCTACAAGCTTTCATTAATATCGCTTTAAGATGTGTCCAGGCTAAGGGAGAAAATAGACCAGATATGCTCGATATTGCAAGAAAGATCCTGCAATTTGAGTAA
- the LOC107819530 gene encoding non-functional pseudokinase ZED1-like isoform X1, with the protein MDCITKMWSVLKKFRKEEEDVPNLFLQNGSALLEELISFSSGTYDIPIRSYSAQQLVKATNNFAGRVHASTYGYICRGTLQGRSILVKMFINIPGNPASHSDFDILAGAVRDIAVTSLMSRDKNVLKIIGCCLEFRYPALVYEDARFEILANFLDPNCDKLLSWKSRLKIAKSIASAILYLHTAFPTPIIYRILNPHNIILDHHCVPKLFDFSFVISLPPGELQVEDDLIWIPGYFDPEYQSSRFVTQKTDVYSFGVLLLVLLNGQGPICRANEDDPEHIVNYVNDHIHKDDQFKQIVDPKILNESSVNHQQLQAFINIALRCVQAKGENRPDMLDIARKILQFE; encoded by the exons ATGGATTGCATAACGAAGATGTGGTCGGTCTTGAAGAAATTTaggaaggaagaagaagatgtaCCAAATCTGTTCCTACAAAATGGAAGTGCACTGTTGGAAGAGCTTATTTCTTTTTCTAGTGGAACATATGACATTCCTATCCGTAGTTACAGCGCTCAACAACTTGTTAAGGCCACAAACAACTTCGCTGGACGTGTCCATGCTAGCACCTACGGTTACATCTGTAGAGGAACTCTGCAAGGCCGCTCTATCTTGGTCAAAATGTTCATAAATATTCCAG GTAATCCGGCCTCACATTCCGACTTTGACATTCTTGCTGGAGCTGTACGTGACATTGCAGTCACATCACTAATGAGCAGAGATAAGAATGTTTTAAAGATTATAGGTTGTTGTTTGGAATTCAGATATCCAGCACTAGTGTATGAGGATGCCAGATTCGAGATTCTCGCTAATTTCCTTGACCCCAATTGCGATAAATTgttaagttggaaaagtagaTTGAAGATTGCCAAAAGCATTGCCAGTGCAATTCTTTATCTACACACTGCATTTCCAACTCCCATTATCTACAGGATCTTGAACCCCCATAACATTATCTTGGACCATCATTGTGTTCCCAAACTGTTTGATTTCTCATTTGTTATTTCTCTTCCTCCTGGAGAGTTGCAAGTGGAAGATGACTTGATTTGGATTCCTGGCTATTTCGATCCAGAGTACCAATCTTCAAGGTTTGTCACTCAAAAGACCGACGTCTATAGTTTTGGTGTGCTTCTACTTGTGCTCTTAAATGGACAAGGTCCTATATGCAGGGCCAATGAAGATGATCCAGAACACATTGTGAATTATGTAAATGACCATATTCACAAGGACGATCAATTCAAGCAGATTGTGGACCCTAAAATCTTGAACGAATCGAGTGTAAATCATCAACAGCTACAAGCTTTCATTAATATCGCTTTAAGATGTGTCCAGGCTAAGGGAGAAAATAGACCAGATATGCTCGATATTGCAAGAAAGATCCTGCAATTTGAGTAA
- the LOC107803029 gene encoding beta carbonic anhydrase 5, chloroplastic isoform X1, with translation MARSVIQSSSLCNSSSVDHSRILRTQLRFLGIEQPHFRLLNLPNCRYNSALKLKALKEPMTLTKEMMDEKEMSVVTESESNEFTTLKHRFLNYKKDKYMKNLEHFQSLAETQSPKFMVISCADSRVCPSNILGFQPGEAFVVRNVANLVPPYENGPSETNAALEFAVNTLKVQNILVIGHSRCGGIRALMSMDNETPSSFIRSWVVVGKSARASTKAAASNLSFDQQCKHCEKESVNCSLMNLFTYPWIKDKVNKGELLIHGGYYDFVDCTFEKWTLENNSRVDNQVSIRNREFWC, from the exons ATGGCTCGGTCTGTTATTCAATCATCCTCCCTCTGTAACTCCTCCTCTGTGGATCATTCAAGG ATCTTGAGGACCCAGTTGAGATTCTTGGGAATTGAACAACCCCATTTCAGATTGTTGAATTTGCCCAA CTGCAGGTATAACTCTGCTCTAAAATTGAAAGCCTTGAAGGAACCAATGACCCTAACCAAAGAAATGATGGATGAAAAAGAGATGAGTGTTGTGACCGAAAGTGAATCAAATGAATTCACCACGTTGAAGCATAGATTTTTGAATTACAAGAAGGACAAATACAT GAAAAATTTGGAGCATTTTCAAAGTCTTGCAGAAACACAATCACCAAAG TTTATGGTAATTTCTTGTGCAGACTCTCGTGTGTGTCCCTCGAACATACTAGGATTTCAACCAGGAGAAGCCTTTGTAGTCCGCAATGTGGCAAATCTGGTGCCTCCCTATGAG AATGGTCCTTCAGAAACAAATGCAGCCCTTGAGTTTGCTGTTAATACTCTCAAA GTCCAAAACATATTAGTCATTGGTCACAGCCGCTGTGGAGGCATTCGTGCCTTAATGAGTATGGACAATGAAACACCTTCAAG CTTCATTAGAAGTTGGGTAGTAGTTGGAAAGTCTGCCCGGGCAAGCACAAAAGCTGCTGCTTCCAACCTCAGCTTTGACCAGCAATGCAAGCACTGTGAGAAG GAATCAGTCAACTGCTCATTGATGAATTTGTTTACGTACCCATGGATTAAGGACAAGGTGAATAAAGGGGAGCTCTTAATTCATGGTGGCTACTATGACTTTGTCGACTGTACTTTTGAAAAGTGGACTCTTGAGAACAACTCTCGAGTGGATAATCAAGTCTCCATCAGAAACCGGGAATTTTGGTGCTGA
- the LOC107803029 gene encoding beta carbonic anhydrase 5, chloroplastic isoform X2 gives MARSVIQSSSLCNSSSVDHSRILRTQLRFLGIEQPHFRLLNLPKYNSALKLKALKEPMTLTKEMMDEKEMSVVTESESNEFTTLKHRFLNYKKDKYMKNLEHFQSLAETQSPKFMVISCADSRVCPSNILGFQPGEAFVVRNVANLVPPYENGPSETNAALEFAVNTLKVQNILVIGHSRCGGIRALMSMDNETPSSFIRSWVVVGKSARASTKAAASNLSFDQQCKHCEKESVNCSLMNLFTYPWIKDKVNKGELLIHGGYYDFVDCTFEKWTLENNSRVDNQVSIRNREFWC, from the exons ATGGCTCGGTCTGTTATTCAATCATCCTCCCTCTGTAACTCCTCCTCTGTGGATCATTCAAGG ATCTTGAGGACCCAGTTGAGATTCTTGGGAATTGAACAACCCCATTTCAGATTGTTGAATTTGCCCAA GTATAACTCTGCTCTAAAATTGAAAGCCTTGAAGGAACCAATGACCCTAACCAAAGAAATGATGGATGAAAAAGAGATGAGTGTTGTGACCGAAAGTGAATCAAATGAATTCACCACGTTGAAGCATAGATTTTTGAATTACAAGAAGGACAAATACAT GAAAAATTTGGAGCATTTTCAAAGTCTTGCAGAAACACAATCACCAAAG TTTATGGTAATTTCTTGTGCAGACTCTCGTGTGTGTCCCTCGAACATACTAGGATTTCAACCAGGAGAAGCCTTTGTAGTCCGCAATGTGGCAAATCTGGTGCCTCCCTATGAG AATGGTCCTTCAGAAACAAATGCAGCCCTTGAGTTTGCTGTTAATACTCTCAAA GTCCAAAACATATTAGTCATTGGTCACAGCCGCTGTGGAGGCATTCGTGCCTTAATGAGTATGGACAATGAAACACCTTCAAG CTTCATTAGAAGTTGGGTAGTAGTTGGAAAGTCTGCCCGGGCAAGCACAAAAGCTGCTGCTTCCAACCTCAGCTTTGACCAGCAATGCAAGCACTGTGAGAAG GAATCAGTCAACTGCTCATTGATGAATTTGTTTACGTACCCATGGATTAAGGACAAGGTGAATAAAGGGGAGCTCTTAATTCATGGTGGCTACTATGACTTTGTCGACTGTACTTTTGAAAAGTGGACTCTTGAGAACAACTCTCGAGTGGATAATCAAGTCTCCATCAGAAACCGGGAATTTTGGTGCTGA